A region of Streptomyces sp. WMMC500 DNA encodes the following proteins:
- a CDS encoding substrate-binding domain-containing protein codes for MISTRTAAALAAGLLTATALAGCSDDSTGSGGDGSYTVGVANFTLSGPYFNGMDKAIEARAKKKGVEVRSTDAGGDAAKLAANVDDLLAKGVDAVIVSGGPLESAPAVLNAIKAAGKPAVLVDRKFQTGDYTSWIGPDNEAIGRQNGEFLLERLPDGGKVAIIKGGPADNSIGLARTDGVKQALDGAPGIELVEAPDFGDWTTDGGLKVMEGLLAAHSDLDAVFCENDAMCLGAQRAVADAGLDEDIVLAGVDGQTEAVKAILDGTNYLVTGLNDADEIGSLGLDRTLAVLDGEETEKDTVVPSPMVTEDNAKKYYDPDGNF; via the coding sequence ATGATCTCCACCCGTACGGCCGCGGCCCTGGCCGCCGGCCTCCTCACCGCGACGGCACTCGCCGGCTGCTCCGACGACTCCACAGGCTCCGGCGGGGACGGCTCGTACACCGTCGGCGTCGCCAACTTCACCCTCAGCGGCCCCTACTTCAACGGCATGGACAAGGCGATCGAGGCCCGCGCGAAGAAGAAGGGCGTCGAGGTCCGCTCCACCGACGCCGGCGGCGACGCCGCCAAGCTCGCCGCCAATGTCGACGACCTGCTCGCCAAGGGCGTGGACGCCGTGATCGTCTCCGGCGGGCCGCTGGAGTCGGCGCCCGCGGTGCTGAACGCCATCAAGGCCGCGGGCAAGCCGGCCGTGCTGGTCGACCGGAAGTTCCAGACCGGCGACTACACGAGCTGGATCGGCCCGGACAACGAGGCCATCGGCCGGCAGAACGGCGAGTTCCTGCTGGAGCGGCTGCCCGACGGCGGCAAGGTCGCGATCATCAAGGGCGGCCCCGCGGACAACAGCATCGGCCTGGCCCGTACCGACGGCGTGAAGCAGGCCCTCGACGGCGCGCCCGGCATCGAGCTGGTCGAGGCGCCGGACTTCGGCGACTGGACCACCGACGGCGGGCTGAAGGTCATGGAGGGCCTGCTCGCCGCGCACTCCGACCTCGACGCGGTGTTCTGCGAGAACGACGCGATGTGCCTGGGCGCGCAGCGCGCCGTCGCGGACGCCGGGCTCGACGAGGACATCGTGCTGGCCGGTGTGGACGGCCAGACCGAGGCCGTGAAGGCGATCCTCGACGGCACCAACTACCTGGTCACCGGGCTCAACGACGCGGACGAGATCGGCAGCCTCGGCCTCGACCGCACCCTGGCCGTCCTCGACGGAGAGGAGACCGAGAAGGACACCGTCGTGCCCTCGCCGATGGTGACCGAGGACAACGCGAAGAAGTACTACGACCCCGACGGGAACTTCTGA
- a CDS encoding ABC transporter permease, translating to MNEHTAAAKTAKTEKAAEAAAEDAESRAEARDDAAPGRTAALAPSRWRLPRLVLRGRDFTAEAGMLLLLAAFVAVAGSTTDAFLSDTNLTNLMKQMVTTGLLAYGMLVVIVTGGIDLSVGSVVALTGIMAAGLSEDLPVPVALLAAVAVGVGCGAVNGTLVARFAIAPFVVTLAALTTVRGLAFVYSETPVAPTKESFFELGSATAGPFPVATLIMLGVFLLGGVFLTRTPQGRALVAIGGNAEAVRLAGIGVRRHLVLAYTISGACAGLAGVILASRVGIAQPSVGTAFELDAIAACVIGGASLAGGKGSVRATFAGVLLLALINNLLNLHNVQSFWQQVLKGLIIVAVILVQRAGRLRGGAAGTDRTKAGTT from the coding sequence GTGAACGAGCACACCGCGGCGGCGAAGACCGCGAAGACCGAGAAGGCGGCTGAGGCGGCAGCCGAGGACGCCGAGAGCAGGGCGGAGGCCCGGGACGACGCCGCGCCCGGGCGGACCGCGGCCCTCGCCCCGTCCCGGTGGCGGCTGCCCCGACTGGTGCTGCGCGGCCGGGACTTCACCGCCGAGGCCGGGATGCTCCTGCTGCTGGCGGCGTTCGTCGCCGTCGCCGGCTCCACCACCGACGCGTTCCTCAGCGACACCAACCTCACCAACCTGATGAAACAGATGGTGACCACCGGCCTGCTCGCCTACGGCATGCTCGTGGTCATCGTCACCGGCGGCATCGACCTGTCCGTCGGCTCCGTCGTCGCGCTGACCGGCATCATGGCCGCCGGCCTCTCCGAAGACCTCCCCGTCCCGGTCGCGCTGCTCGCGGCCGTCGCCGTCGGCGTCGGCTGCGGGGCGGTCAACGGCACGCTCGTGGCCCGGTTCGCGATAGCCCCCTTCGTGGTGACGCTCGCGGCGCTGACCACGGTGCGCGGGCTGGCCTTCGTCTACTCCGAGACACCCGTCGCACCGACCAAGGAGAGCTTCTTCGAGCTGGGCTCCGCGACCGCCGGGCCCTTCCCCGTCGCCACCCTGATCATGCTCGGCGTCTTCCTCCTCGGCGGCGTCTTCCTCACCCGCACCCCGCAGGGACGGGCGCTCGTCGCCATCGGCGGCAACGCCGAGGCGGTACGCCTCGCGGGCATCGGGGTGCGCCGGCACCTCGTGCTCGCGTACACGATCAGCGGCGCCTGCGCCGGCCTCGCCGGCGTCATCCTGGCCAGCCGCGTGGGCATCGCGCAGCCCAGCGTCGGCACCGCGTTCGAGCTGGACGCCATCGCCGCCTGCGTCATCGGCGGCGCCAGCCTGGCCGGCGGCAAGGGCTCGGTCCGCGCCACCTTCGCGGGCGTGCTGCTGCTGGCCCTCATCAACAACCTGCTGAACCTCCACAACGTGCAGAGCTTCTGGCAGCAGGTCCTCAAGGGCCTGATCATCGTGGCCGTCATCCTCGTGCAGCGCGCCGGCCGGCTGCGCGGCGGGGCCGCGGGCACCGACCGAACGAAGGCGGGAACGACATGA